The DNA window ACTTGTACAGGAGCGTTACAAAGGTGGTCGAGGAAGGAAGGAAATCACATGATCGATACAGGTTCGTTGCACAATGGTTGATGAACAAAGTTGTTATTCAAGATGATCAACAGTCATGAACAGAAAAAATGCAATTTAACACTTTGAGAGTCACTAGTATTGCAACATATCATCAAATACAGGCCTCAAATGTAAATCAACATTGCTAATCTTTATCCTCAGCTCGAGCCGGTGTCGAGCACAGGCAGCTTGCAGTGCAGGCTAAACGACTTATCCGTGACCCTCGTCCCGGGAACAAAGAACTGGAAGAACACCATGAGGCAAGCACCCTGCGGAGCGATCCCAAAGAAGGCGCAGTCGGGTTTCGCCAAACTACACTGCAGGCTCTTGAAGAAATGCTTCACGCTGACCTGCACAGTCATTGCATCCCCCCTCTGCACGCCTCTCTCCACCCTCGTCTTCGCGCTAAGCCCGCTGTCCTCGGCCACCGGATCGGCCCTCTCCCCCAACACCTTCAGCTTCCTAAACTCGGCCCCCAGCGCGATCAGCGATGTCGATATCTGCAAATGCAGGTCCCCGTACTTGCTCACCGAGACCGCCATCACGTCCCCAACGTGCTTCATCCCGTCGACGAAACTGTGGAGAGAACTGAGCTCCGGCGCCATGACGAGAGTCGCCGGGAGCTGCTCGCAGCTCTCGACGGCGAGGTGGAGCTCGTGGACGTCGGCGCGGGAGAGGGGTTTGGAGACGGGGACGTCCTGGACGACGGCGGATCTGTGGCCCCTGGCCTCGAAGGTGAGGAACGGCGTGGCTTGGGTGGAATTTGGGGGGAGCTTTTTGACTAGCTTGATGAGGAGGGCGTTGGAATTGGAGTCGCGGACGGCGAGGACGGAGCGGAGGGCGCGGTGGAGGAGGGAGAGATCGACGGAGAAGGCGATGCGGCCGTCGTTGTTGCTGGAGATGCGGTAGTCGTGGAAGAGGGATTCCTTGCTGAATTGAGCCACGGAGTGGACTCCGTCGACGGAGAGGAGGTTGTGGAGGAAGAAGGCGTGGTCACGGGTCAGGTACAGGTGGCATACCCGCCCCATTTTGTCCAGGGCGGGTAGGATCCGCTTCTCCAACAGGTTGATGCCGTTGTCTGTGAGGAATGCTTTGAATTTCATCTTTCaactttcaattttcaattttgtgtgtttgtgagaAATTGGGGGAAGAAGAGGACGAAGATTTAGGAGAAAGGGTTTTGGGAAATGGAGGGAACTCTTTATATATTACTAAATCCTATGTTTCCCACCAaatcaaattttcttttttttattaattgttattttt is part of the Salvia splendens isolate huo1 chromosome 6, SspV2, whole genome shotgun sequence genome and encodes:
- the LOC121807781 gene encoding checkpoint protein hus1-like; protein product: MKFKAFLTDNGINLLEKRILPALDKMGRVCHLYLTRDHAFFLHNLLSVDGVHSVAQFSKESLFHDYRISSNNDGRIAFSVDLSLLHRALRSVLAVRDSNSNALLIKLVKKLPPNSTQATPFLTFEARGHRSAVVQDVPVSKPLSRADVHELHLAVESCEQLPATLVMAPELSSLHSFVDGMKHVGDVMAVSVSKYGDLHLQISTSLIALGAEFRKLKVLGERADPVAEDSGLSAKTRVERGVQRGDAMTVQVSVKHFFKSLQCSLAKPDCAFFGIAPQGACLMVFFQFFVPGTRVTDKSFSLHCKLPVLDTGSS